In a genomic window of Cumulibacter manganitolerans:
- a CDS encoding bifunctional 3'-5' exonuclease/DNA polymerase → MTCALGLSPDGEPWLHRDGATRPATWGDIAAVEASDRPRWIIPSVARVYPALRAAGVRLDRCHDLGHAETILGHFEGRPVAAPPAADPTPALFTAAGDRAEDPGRTALEQYAAQQDRLLATGHADRLGLLLAADSVGALLAVEMTEDGIPWSADVHERLLADALGDRPPSGARPPRLQQLAEQIAATFGKPVNPDSPAELLGAFAREGIELETTRKWQLARLEHPVVAPLLEYKELSRLHTANGWSWLREWVRDGRFRPEYVPAGVVTGRWATRGGGALQIPRRLRSAVVADPGRLLVVADAAQLEPRILAAMSRDPGMMRAAGADDMYAALAAEAFGGERARAKVGLLGAMYGQVGGGAARPLQVLRARYPQALRLLENAATAGERGGLVRTHLGRTSPPRSERDPTPAQERARGRFTRNFVVQGTAAEWAESLLGILRRSLHAAYGEGGAARIVFYQHDEVMVHCDEHLADAVIGHIEAAAAAATRLLFGDTEVVFGLDARAAKTYAEAH, encoded by the coding sequence ATGACGTGCGCGCTCGGTCTCTCCCCGGACGGCGAGCCGTGGCTGCATCGCGACGGCGCCACCCGCCCCGCGACCTGGGGCGACATCGCCGCCGTCGAGGCCTCCGACCGGCCTCGTTGGATCATTCCGTCCGTCGCCCGGGTGTATCCCGCGCTGCGCGCCGCCGGCGTGCGCCTCGACCGCTGCCACGACCTCGGGCACGCCGAGACGATCCTCGGCCACTTCGAAGGCCGCCCCGTCGCGGCGCCCCCGGCCGCCGATCCCACGCCGGCCCTCTTCACGGCCGCCGGCGACCGCGCGGAGGATCCCGGCCGGACGGCCCTCGAGCAGTACGCCGCCCAGCAGGACCGGCTGCTCGCGACCGGGCACGCCGACCGGCTCGGTCTGCTCCTCGCCGCCGACAGCGTGGGCGCGCTGCTGGCGGTGGAGATGACCGAGGACGGGATCCCGTGGAGCGCCGACGTGCACGAGCGGCTGCTGGCCGACGCGCTCGGCGACCGGCCACCGTCCGGCGCGCGGCCGCCTCGCCTGCAGCAGCTGGCCGAGCAGATCGCCGCGACGTTCGGCAAGCCGGTGAACCCCGACTCCCCCGCGGAGCTGCTGGGCGCCTTCGCCCGCGAGGGCATCGAGCTGGAGACCACGCGCAAGTGGCAGCTCGCCCGGCTCGAGCACCCCGTGGTCGCGCCGCTCCTGGAGTACAAGGAGCTGTCCCGGCTGCACACCGCGAACGGGTGGTCGTGGCTGCGCGAGTGGGTGCGCGACGGACGATTCCGGCCCGAGTACGTGCCCGCCGGCGTCGTCACCGGCCGGTGGGCGACCCGCGGCGGAGGTGCGCTGCAGATCCCGCGCCGGCTGCGCAGCGCCGTCGTGGCCGACCCCGGCCGGCTGCTGGTCGTCGCGGACGCCGCCCAGCTCGAGCCCCGCATCCTGGCGGCCATGTCGCGCGACCCCGGCATGATGCGGGCCGCCGGCGCCGACGACATGTACGCCGCGCTCGCGGCGGAGGCGTTCGGCGGAGAGCGGGCGCGCGCCAAGGTGGGCCTCCTGGGCGCGATGTACGGCCAGGTCGGCGGTGGTGCCGCCCGCCCGCTGCAGGTGCTGCGGGCCCGGTACCCGCAGGCGCTCCGGCTGCTCGAGAACGCGGCCACCGCCGGGGAGCGCGGCGGCCTGGTCCGCACCCACCTCGGGCGCACCAGCCCGCCACGCAGCGAACGCGACCCGACACCGGCCCAGGAGCGCGCCCGGGGCCGGTTCACCCGCAACTTCGTCGTCCAGGGCACGGCCGCCGAGTGGGCGGAGTCGTTGCTGGGCATCCTGCGCCGCAGCCTCCACGCGGCGTACGGCGAGGGCGGCGCCGCACGGATCGTCTTCTATCAGCACGACGAGGTCATGGTGCACTGCGACGAGCACCTGGCGGACGCCGTCATCGGGCACATCGAGGCCGCCGCGGCCGCCGCGACACGGCTGCTGTTCGGCGACACGGAGGTCGTGTTCGGGCTCGACGCACGCGCCGCGAAGACCTACGCCGAGGCGCACTAG